A window of Vigna unguiculata cultivar IT97K-499-35 chromosome 4, ASM411807v1, whole genome shotgun sequence contains these coding sequences:
- the LOC114181457 gene encoding 40S ribosomal protein S27-2, which translates to MVLQNDIDLLNPPAELEKRKHKLKRLVQSPNSFFMDVKCQGCFNITTVFSHSQTVVVCGNCQTVLCQPTGGRARLTEGCSFRKKGD; encoded by the exons ATG GTTCTTCAAAACGATATTGATTTGCTGAATCCTCCAGCTGAGTTGGAGAAGAGAAAGCACAAGCTCAAGCGTCTTGTTCAGTCaccaaattcatttttcatg GATGTGAAGTGTCAAGGCTGCTTCAACAT AACAACTGTGTTTAGCCACTCTCAAACAGTTGTGGTATGTGGTAACTGCCAGACTGTCTTGTGCCAACCAACAGGAGGAAGAGCCAGGTTAACTGAAGGATGCTCATTTAGGAAGAAGGGAGATTGA